The following coding sequences lie in one Variovorax terrae genomic window:
- a CDS encoding protein-S-isoprenylcysteine O-methyltransferase, whose product MSPAVSHAAFLAGLAAYLAIRVLFQRRMAVAAKAIGRSSLRDRLLVWAVIAGQILIPLVFMLTPWLDAATYEPLLASLWFGMAFTLAGLWLFWHSHSDLGDNWSVTLELNENHRLVTQGVYRRIRHPMYASFFLMSFAQALLLNNGVAGGAAFAAVLLMYLVRVPHEEKMMEDCFGTEYAAYSRQTGRVLPRF is encoded by the coding sequence ATGAGTCCTGCCGTTTCGCATGCCGCCTTCCTGGCCGGCCTGGCTGCCTACCTGGCCATCCGCGTCCTGTTTCAACGCCGGATGGCCGTTGCGGCCAAAGCCATTGGCAGATCCAGCCTGCGAGACCGGCTGCTCGTGTGGGCGGTCATCGCGGGGCAGATCCTCATTCCTCTGGTGTTCATGCTGACACCGTGGCTCGACGCCGCCACCTACGAACCCCTGCTCGCAAGCTTGTGGTTCGGCATGGCCTTCACGCTGGCTGGGCTGTGGCTGTTCTGGCACTCGCATTCGGATCTGGGTGACAACTGGTCGGTCACCCTGGAGCTCAACGAGAACCATCGCCTGGTGACGCAGGGTGTCTATCGGCGCATCCGCCATCCCATGTATGCGTCGTTCTTTCTGATGAGTTTTGCGCAGGCGCTGCTGTTGAACAACGGGGTGGCCGGCGGGGCGGCGTTCGCCGCGGTGCTGCTGATGTATCTCGTGCGCGTCCCTCATGAGGAGAAGATGATGGAGGACTGTTTTGGGACGGAGTACGCGGCCTACTCCCGGCAGACGGGCCGGGTGCTGCCGCGCTTCTGA